In Microbacterium terrisoli, the genomic stretch AGCCGAGGTCCTTGAGGATGTCGGTCTTGCCGTCGGGGTTGATTCCGAATGCGTCGTACGAGAACTCCGGCTTGAGCGTGATCTTGCCGTCGGCATCCTTGGTGTAGGTCTGGCCCTCCACTCCCCAGCGCAGCATCTCACGCGCGTCCGGGTTGTAGTAGAGCCAGTCGAGGAACTGCAGCATTGCGAGGAAGTGCGGGTCCTTGGCAGCATCCGTGGTCAGCATGAAGCCGTTCCAGAAGTTGCGGGGCTCGACGACCTGGCCGGCCGGGCCGCCCGGCGGGGCGATCTGCACGAGCTCGTAGTTGCCCTTTCCGACCGTCTGGTCCAGCGCCGTCGAGAAGTCCTGCACGGTTCCGGCCGATCCCGACGCCGCGAACACCTTGCCGGCCGCGAACTTCTCGGTCACCGTTCCGCTGCCGTCGTTGGACGCGGTGAACGAGTCCCCGTCCAGCAGTCCGTCGTCGTACAGGCCGCGGAAGTATTCGACCATCTGCTTGTAGCCGTCGTTGCCGGCGAACTCGAACTTCTTCTCGTCCTTGTTCCAGAACGTTGCGTTGCCCAGGCCCCAGCCGGCGACGGTGCCGAAGGCATGCGCAGCGTAGTTGATCATGGACTGGCCTTCGAAGCCGTCGGCCAGCGGGTGCGAGTCGGGGTACTTCGCCTTGATCTTCGCCAGTCCGTCGCGCAGTTCGTCCCATGTCTCGGGGATCTTGGCACCGACCTCGTCGAAGACGTCCTTGCGCAGGATCAGCGTGAAGACGGGCACGGACACCTCCTGCAGGCCCGGCAGCATGTAGTACTTGCCGTCTGCCTGGCGCAGGTTGTCCATCATGTCTTCCAGGTGCCACTCCTTGACGTACTTCTGGAAGTTCGGCATCTGCTCGACGTAGTCGCTCATGGGCAGAACCGCTCCGGAGGCGGCGAACTGCGTCTCGTCACCCGTGTAGGTCAGCGGGATGACGTACGGCGCGTCGCCGGCGCTGATGAGCAGGCTGCGCTTCTCGGTCGCGTCGCTGAACGGGATGTTCGTGAGATCGAGCGAGACGTTCGTGCGCTTCTTGATCTCATCGAAGATCTGCCAGGTGTCGGTGATCGGGGTGTCGGGCCAGTCGGTCCACAGCATCGAGAAG encodes the following:
- a CDS encoding ABC transporter substrate-binding protein, encoding MTRRTSLLARRGSALAAIAVSAALVLAGCSGGGGSSSDDGPSLEGHTAGAMENFTADEQFTATEPVDFSMLWTDWPDTPITDTWQIFDEIKKRTNVSLDLTNIPFSDATEKRSLLISAGDAPYVIPLTYTGDETQFAASGAVLPMSDYVEQMPNFQKYVKEWHLEDMMDNLRQADGKYYMLPGLQEVSVPVFTLILRKDVFDEVGAKIPETWDELRDGLAKIKAKYPDSHPLADGFEGQSMINYAAHAFGTVAGWGLGNATFWNKDEKKFEFAGNDGYKQMVEYFRGLYDDGLLDGDSFTASNDGSGTVTEKFAAGKVFAASGSAGTVQDFSTALDQTVGKGNYELVQIAPPGGPAGQVVEPRNFWNGFMLTTDAAKDPHFLAMLQFLDWLYYNPDAREMLRWGVEGQTYTKDADGKITLKPEFSYDAFGINPDGKTDILKDLGFGTNVLADATESRALKESYNSHQLVDYIDAVSSTRTPRAPFPAAPLNESELEQSALMATPIKDTLNTNTLKFILGQRPLSEWSTFLGEVEGQNLSGYLGLINGAQKRFAEKNG